The DNA sequence TTATCTACGTGTCCTATTGTTCCCACGTTTACGTGTGGTTTACTTCTGTCAAATTTTTGTTTTGCCATTTTATTCTCCTCCTATTATTTTCTTTTATCTTTAATTTTAAAATAATATATATACGAGAATTATATCACTAATTTATTTTTTTGTCTAGTCATGCAACTTTAATTCATATAGATTTCACTTGACACTTTCCCCTTAAATTTGCTACAATGTAGTTACCTTGCTCTAAATATATTTTAGGGCTATAAACCAAGAGGAAAGGAGATAAGAATATGACTAAATATGAAATTATGTTTATCGTGTCAACTCAATTAACTGATGAAGAAAAAAAAGAAGTTGTTGAAAAAGTTGAAAAAACTTTAACTCGTTATGAAGCAGTTGAAATTACTACTGAAATATTGGGCGATAAAAAATTAGCTTATCCAATTAATAAAAAAGAAAATGGATACTACGTTTTAACTAAATTCACTATTGACGGAACTAAACTAAATGAAGTTGAAGCTAAATTAAATATAACGGAAGCTATATTAAAATACATGATTGTTAGAAACGAAAAGTAACCAAAAAATAAAGAGGTGAAAGAAATGAATTATGTAGGACTAATGGGTAGATTAACAAGAGACCCGGAATTAAAACAAACATCATCAGGTAAATCTTATTGTAGATTTTCCATAGCAGTTAGAAAAGAATTTGTTAAAGATGGAGTAGATTTCATTAATTGTGTTGCTTGGGAAAAAACTGCTGAAAATATCAGTAACTTTTTTTCAAAAGGACAAAGAATTCTAATTCAAGGTAGAATAAATACAGGAACTTATGAAGTTAATGGAGAAAAAAGAACTTCATTTGATATTATGGTTCAAAAATTTGACTTTATTGAAAACAGTGCAAACTCTTCAAGCCAAGGTCAAACTTATACTTCTACTAATGATAATAATAATATGGAAGATGATACACTAGATGACGATGAATTTCCATTCTAAATAGGAGGTGTAAAATGAAACCAGTAACAGAGTTTAAAAAGAAAAAAAGAAGACCAAAAGTTAAATTTAAACTAGAAGATATCGATTACAAAAATGTTGATTTATTAAAAAACTTTATGAATGATAAAGGAAAAATATCACCAGCAAGAGTAACAGGTCTTGACGCAAAAATTCAAAGAAAAATAGCTAAGGCAATAAAAAGAGCTAGACAAATAGCATTATTACCTTATACAAAGATAGAAAAATAAAGATAAGCTGAGTCCAATCTCAGCTTATTTTTTATTATTCAATTCATTTTTTAACATAATCCTTCCAATTTCTGTATGATAAATATCAAATACTATATCCACTAATTTACCATCTTTATAATACAATACTGCACTTCCTTGCTCTACTCCATGATTATATGAAAACTCCTCTCTAAAATCTCCAAAATAAATTACTGCCTTACCATGTTTTATCCCATTTAAATATGCAAATTCTTGTCTTGAACCATCTTTATTATATTGTACAGCCTTGCCATTCAATTCGCCATTTTTGTCATAAGTAAATTCTTGTTTATCTCCGTTTTCAAAATATTGGGTTATCTTACCTGAAAATTCCCCTTTATTAAAAGTTGTTTCTTGCCTTTTTGACCCATCAGCATTATATTTTATAGCAATTCCGTCTTTTTCACCATTTTTATAATTAAATTTAATAATAATACCATCATTCCAATATCTTGTAACTAAACCTTCTTTTTTGCCCCTTACATATATACCTTCCTCTTTACTATCATCATATGTAATAATATATTTCCCTTCTTTTACTCCATTTTTTAATTTAACATCTTCTGATATCACTTTACTTGAAAAACTTAATATGCTTAAAACTGTAATTAGTAACAATATAATTTTTTTCATAGTTAATCTCCTTAATTATTATTTATAATATTCTAATATTTTTTACACTTATTGTTAAAGCATATAAAAAAAACTCCAAAGAGATTATTCTCCTTAAAGTCTTTAAATCAATATATTTTAATTTATTTTCTCTTTGATTCTAATTGTCTTAATATATCAGCACCATCTTTTTCTCTATATCTAACTGCTAATCTAGCATATGATTTTGCTTTTTCAAGCAATGAATTATCGTTATTATATAGATAAATGGCCATTTGAGTATAGGTAATCTTTTCTTTCAATAATTCTTTTAAATATTTTGCTTCTTTATTAACGTCATTTAATTTAACTGAAACTAAAAATAATTTTCCTAATATCAATGCTTTATTTTCTTTTGTTAATTTGATTGCTTCTAAATATCTAGATGCATATCCCAATATTTTTTTATCATCTTTTGAATATTTTGCTAATGCTATATATAAATCTGCCATATACTGATAATCTCTACTATCTAATTTTACAGCTTTATTAAATAATAAAACAGCAGGTGTTGTTTTATTTTCAGTATAAAGAGCATTCATCAAGTCATAATAATATGCTTTTTTATTATCTAATGTTCCTTTTTCATCAATATATTTATTTAATCTTTCTGCTTCACTATCTCTACCTAATAAATATAGTATATAAGTCTCTCTTTCAACAAAAACTAAATTACCATAATTTGTTCTTTGATTTAATTCTCTTAATAATGCTAACTTTTTATTTAAATTTTCTTCTGAATTTGCTAAAATTTCATTAGCAGAAACAGCAAATTGGTCATCAGTATTTTTATCACTAGAAGCTAATTTTAAGTATTTAATTTTGTCTTCTAAACTATCAGACAATTCAAATAAAGCGTAGTATACTCTTGGCATTTCTTTTAATTCTGACCTTTTTGGTCTTATTTTTTTTAAGATTGCTATTGCTTCATTTCTTTTATTAGCTTGTAATAAACTACTTGCTTTTTCTAAATCTTCTTTAACTCCAGCAACCGATATAATAGAAATTATCATCGCAAATGTTGCTATTATTTTTTTCATTCTCTATCACTCCCTATTTTTGTATATCTTTATTTTAACCTTTTAATTTTTTTTTGTCAAAGAAATTTGATATAATTTCAATTTTTTTATATATATTCTCTTTTTTTTCCTATTCTATTCTTTATTTTTATGATATAATTATTAGGTAAAAAAAAATAGGAGCGTTTACATGAGCATATTAAATAATTTAAATCCAAAACAAAAAAAGGCTGCACTGAAAATTGAAGGTGCTAGTTTAATATTAGCAGGTGCTGGTAGTGGTAAAACAAGAACAATAACATATAAAATAGCGTATATGGTAAAAGAAAAGGGTATAAATCCTAATAATGTACTAGCTCTTACATTTACTAATAAAGCAGCAAATGAAATGAAAGAAAGAGTAAATTCTTTGATAGGTGTAAATAGTGCTTATATGAATATATCAACATTTCATTCTTTTGCAGTTAGATTGTTAAGACAATACGGGGAAAATATAGGTTTTAATTCTAAATTTAATATCTATGATACTGATGACAGTCAATCGTTGATTAGAAAAATTATGAAAAAATTAATATTAAGATATGATTTAACACCTAAAACTTATTTAAATAAAATTTCTAAATTAAAAGAAGATGAAATTTTACCCAATGATTTATCTAAGCATATTAATTTAAATATGCCAGAAAACAAAGAGTTTTATGATGTATATAAACTTTATCAAGATGAACTTATAAAAAATAATAGTATGGATTTTTCAGACATACTGTACTATTGTAAAAAATTACTTCTTAATGATAGAGTTTTAAGTTTAGTACAAGATAAGTATAAATACATATTAGTAGATGAATATCAAGATACTAATAAATTACAATACGATATAATTAATTTAATATCTAAAAAATACGGTAATATATGTGTAGTTGGAGATGAAGATCAAAGTATATATGCGTTTAGGGGAGCAGATATAAACAATATATTAAACTTTGAAAAAGATTACCCTGATGCACTAATTATAAAATTAGAGCAAAATTATAGATCTACACCTAATATTTTAGGGTTAGCTAATTCAGTTATAGTAAAAAATACTACTTCACTTGGTAAAAAATTATGGACTAAAAATCCTGAAGGTAAAAAAATATTATTTTTTGATGCTGAAGATGCTTATCAAGAAGCAAAATATATATGTAGTACTATAAAGAATTCTGGTAAGAAATATAATAATTTTGCAATACTTTATAGGACAAATTTTCAATCAAGAATACTAGAACAAGAATTAACAAGAAATAATATACCCAATATGGTATATGGCGGAATTTCATTCTATCAAAGAAAAGAAATTAAAGATTTATTAGCATACTTAGTATTAATAAATAATCCTAATGATACAATAAATTTTGAAAGAGCTATTACTAATCCTAAACGAAAAATAGGTGCAGTTACTATAAGCAAAATAATTGATTATGGAGCAAAAAATAATTTAAATTGCGTAGATGCTTTGATTTGTGATACTTCTCAAAAAGTAAAAGATTTTTATGAATTAATGATATATTTAAGAAAGTTTAGTGAAGTTAATAAAGTAAGTGATTTAATAAAAGAAATTTTAGATAAAACTAATTATACACTATCACTTGAAAAATTAGAAAACTATAACGACAAACTTTTAAATATTCAAGAATTATATAATGCTATTATTGAAATAGAAAAAATTGATGAAAATATCACACTAGATGAATACTTAACTACTGTTTCACTATCATCAAATATAGATAATTTAGATTCTAGTAATGTAGTTAAACTTATGACTATACATAATTCTAAGGGATTAGAATTTGATACAGTATTTTTAACAGGGTTTGAATATGGCTTATTTCCTAGTTTTAAATCAACGTTTGATAATAACGAACTAGAGGAAGAAAGAAGACTTTGCTATGTTGCAATTACTCGTGCAAAAAAAGAATTGCACATTACTTATGCTAAAAGTAGAATGATAAATGGTGTAACTAAATACGGGCAAGTTCCATCTGATTTTTATTCTGATATGGACAAGAAATTTTTATATATGGTTAATAAACAAAAAAACTTTGTTGAAAATAAACAAGAAAAAGTTAGAACTAATATTGAAAACTTTAATCCTTTCAAAATAAAAACAAACAATAGTAAATATAATATAGGTGATATAGTAAATCACACTATATTTGGAAAAGGTAAAATAAAACATATTGATGAAAGAGCTTTAACAATAGAATTTATAGTCGGTGAGAAAAAGATTGCTCTTTTATTAGCAGACAAATTTTTAAAATAGGAGTTTTATATGAAAAAAATTTTTATAATTTTATTATTTATTACAAATTTTACTTTTGCCGCAGGATTTAGAGACGTACAAAAATGGTACCCTATAACTATGCTACCAGAAGTTAAAAATAAATTACAAGAAGGTGATATAATAATATTTAAACCTTTAAATTCATCATTAACAGGCCGTTTTGGTCATATTGCACTTATTGGAGAAGATAAAAAAATAATCGATTTTCCTAACCCATCTGTTGGATTTAGAGAAACTCCAGTTGATATTTTAGCACTTGGAGAATATAGAGATATTTTAGTATTAAGATATAGAAATAGTACTAAAAAATTTAGAAAACAACTTATGAAAGAAGCATATTCTTATCTAAAAAAAAGTTACTCTATACTAAGTTTTCAAAATATAGAGCAAAATTCAACATATTGTTCATTATTTATTCATGATATATATGAAAAAATTAATGATAAAGATAAGACAGTATTCCCAGCTAGTACACTTTTTGTATTTCCAGAAGAATTTATAAATGCTGGCGAAAATTTTTATATTTTAGATTTAGATAAATTATTATAATTATAATAAAATAGGAGTTTAACATGAAAAAAATACTAA is a window from the Oceanivirga salmonicida genome containing:
- the rpsF gene encoding 30S ribosomal protein S6; protein product: MTKYEIMFIVSTQLTDEEKKEVVEKVEKTLTRYEAVEITTEILGDKKLAYPINKKENGYYVLTKFTIDGTKLNEVEAKLNITEAILKYMIVRNEK
- a CDS encoding single-stranded DNA-binding protein — its product is MNYVGLMGRLTRDPELKQTSSGKSYCRFSIAVRKEFVKDGVDFINCVAWEKTAENISNFFSKGQRILIQGRINTGTYEVNGEKRTSFDIMVQKFDFIENSANSSSQGQTYTSTNDNNNMEDDTLDDDEFPF
- the rpsR gene encoding 30S ribosomal protein S18; protein product: MKPVTEFKKKKRRPKVKFKLEDIDYKNVDLLKNFMNDKGKISPARVTGLDAKIQRKIAKAIKRARQIALLPYTKIEK
- a CDS encoding ATP-dependent helicase, translating into MSILNNLNPKQKKAALKIEGASLILAGAGSGKTRTITYKIAYMVKEKGINPNNVLALTFTNKAANEMKERVNSLIGVNSAYMNISTFHSFAVRLLRQYGENIGFNSKFNIYDTDDSQSLIRKIMKKLILRYDLTPKTYLNKISKLKEDEILPNDLSKHINLNMPENKEFYDVYKLYQDELIKNNSMDFSDILYYCKKLLLNDRVLSLVQDKYKYILVDEYQDTNKLQYDIINLISKKYGNICVVGDEDQSIYAFRGADINNILNFEKDYPDALIIKLEQNYRSTPNILGLANSVIVKNTTSLGKKLWTKNPEGKKILFFDAEDAYQEAKYICSTIKNSGKKYNNFAILYRTNFQSRILEQELTRNNIPNMVYGGISFYQRKEIKDLLAYLVLINNPNDTINFERAITNPKRKIGAVTISKIIDYGAKNNLNCVDALICDTSQKVKDFYELMIYLRKFSEVNKVSDLIKEILDKTNYTLSLEKLENYNDKLLNIQELYNAIIEIEKIDENITLDEYLTTVSLSSNIDNLDSSNVVKLMTIHNSKGLEFDTVFLTGFEYGLFPSFKSTFDNNELEEERRLCYVAITRAKKELHITYAKSRMINGVTKYGQVPSDFYSDMDKKFLYMVNKQKNFVENKQEKVRTNIENFNPFKIKTNNSKYNIGDIVNHTIFGKGKIKHIDERALTIEFIVGEKKIALLLADKFLK
- a CDS encoding YiiX/YebB-like N1pC/P60 family cysteine hydrolase; this encodes MKKIFIILLFITNFTFAAGFRDVQKWYPITMLPEVKNKLQEGDIIIFKPLNSSLTGRFGHIALIGEDKKIIDFPNPSVGFRETPVDILALGEYRDILVLRYRNSTKKFRKQLMKEAYSYLKKSYSILSFQNIEQNSTYCSLFIHDIYEKINDKDKTVFPASTLFVFPEEFINAGENFYILDLDKLL